In Argiope bruennichi chromosome X1, qqArgBrue1.1, whole genome shotgun sequence, a single window of DNA contains:
- the LOC129958773 gene encoding uncharacterized protein LOC129958773, with protein MNLDQINTKFVIRNLSNNDIPEMVSLPRSEGREMGQESEILSWMNVDPYGIFVAENVEDGQIAGCCCGIALSDNHGYIGMYVVKSKYRGLGLGRILWNAAVNRLGNRNIGLSSAPPMLGFYRGKAGFAFTARWTVDLYMALDPVLPKSTLSRPLPFTVVVDPKGSLVQHAIDYDYFIHKYDRSSIVKETIGEKGTLTLMALKPSIDDNFQATGYACMKKSLQGHWLIAPIYAEDSSSARSLLYGLVNALNDDQRKEGMVAKLVSSNSEASKLFLQFGLKKTQYQLQRLFTKEVYEMPENKIFALQSSVFCTE; from the coding sequence ATGAATCTTGACCAAATAAACACGAAGTTCGTGATTAGGAATTTGAGTAATAATGACATTCCGGAAATGGTATCGCTGCCTCGATCAGAAGGCCGTGAAATGGGACAAGAGAGTGAAATATTATCTTGGATGAATGTTGATCCTTACGGTATATTTGTGGCTGAAAACGTGGAAGATGGACAAATAGCTGGCTGCTGTTGTGGCATTGCCCTCTCCGATAATCATGGATACATCGGTATGTATGTAGTTAAATCCAAATATAGAGGTCTTGGACTAGGACGCATTTTGTGGAACGCTGCAGTAAATCGCTTGGGAAATAGAAACATCGGCTTAAGTTCGGCTCCTCCAATGCTTGGTTTCTACAGAGGAAAAGCTGGTTTCGCCTTCACAGCACGATGGACAGTTGACTTGTATATGGCACTGGACCCTGTACTGCCTAAAAGTACTCTGTCCCGTCCACTTCCCTTTACTGTTGTTGTTGACCCTAAAGGGTCTCTCGTCCAGCATGCAATAGACTATGATTACTTCATTCATAAATACGATCGTTCATCAATTGTTAAGGAAACCATCGGAGAAAAAGGAACTCTCACTTTGATGGCTCTTAAGCCTTCAATTGACGACAACTTTCAAGCAACCGGGTACGCCTGCATGAAGAAAAGTCTACAAGGACACTGGTTGATAGCTCCTATCTACGCAGAAGACTCTTCTTCAGCCCGCTCTCTGTTATACGGCTTGGTGAATGCCCTTAATGATGATCAGAGAAAAGAAGGAATGGTAGCTAAGCTAGTAAGTTCGAATTCTGAGGCATCAAAACTTTTTCTTCAATTTGGTTTGAAGAAAACGCAATATCAACTGCAGAGGTTGTTCACAAAAGAAGTGTACGAGATGCCAGAAAATAAAATCTTCGCTCTACAATCGTCTGTATTTTGTACAGAATGA